The following is a genomic window from Bordetella sp. H567.
GAGGACCTAAAGGGCTACACCGCCTTCGCCTGCGCCATCGGCCGGCGTCTGGGCGAACTGCACGCGACCCTGGCCCAGCCTACCGACGACCCCGCGTTCGCCCCGCACAAGGCCACCGCCGCGGACGCCCGCAAGCGCGCCGCCGATGTCATCGCGATGCTGGACCGCGGCCTGAAGCTGTTGAAGGACAACATCGGCCGCCTGGAATCCGCCTGCGCCACCAAGGCGGAGGGCCTGGTCGCGCAGCGCGACGAACTGGTGGACGCCATCAAAACACTGGCGCAGCATGAGATCGGCACGCTGCATATCCGCATCCACGGCGACTTCCACCTGGGCCAGGTGCTGGTGGCGCAAAGCGACGCCTACATTATCGACTTCGAGGGTGAACCGGCACGCACGCTGGAAGAACGCCGCGCCAAGAGCAGCGCGGCCCGCGACGTCGCGGGCCTGCTGCGCTCCTTCGACTACGCGGCCGCGACTGTTGCCAACGGCTTTGGCGATGTGGAGGCCGCCGGCACGGAGGTACAGCCGGCCGAGACCGTGTTGCGCCATCGCCGCCGCGACCTGATCGTGCGCTTCCGCGATATCGCCGACAAAGCCTTCCTGTCCGCGTATCACGAGATCGCGCGCAACGCCGAGCCGCGCTGGATGGACGAAAGCCAGGAAGACGCGTTGATCGACCTGGCCCTGATCGAAAAAGCAGCCTACGAAATCGCCTATGAGGCAGCGCATCGGCCGGACTGGGTCAGCATCCCGCTGAACGGCCTGTACGCGCTGGCCAACCGCCTGCTGTCGACCGAAACCGCCTCCGGGCCCGCTGAATAGGAATACCGGCTTTATGACGCCCGCCTCTACCTTCGCCACGCCTCCCGACGCCTTGCACGGGGATATCGATGACTTGCTCACGGGCCGGCACGTCGACCCCTTCCGCATACTGGGCGCGCACCGGGACGGCGACCGCACGGTGGTCCGTGTCTTCGCGCCCAACGCGCGCCGGGTCAGCCTGGTGCGCCCCGGCACGGACGGCGCCACCGAACTGCAACACCTCCGCAACGGCTTCTACATGGTCCAGGCCGGCGACCTGCCGGTGGGCCAGCCCGGCGCCTATCGCCTGCGCGTCGACTGGGGCGGCCTGGAACAGGAAACGGAAGACCCCTACGCCTTCGGGCCCTTGCTGGGCGACCTGGACCTGTACCTGATCGGCGAAGGGCGCCATGAATCCTTGGCCGATTGCCTGGGATCGCATGTCACCACCGCGCAGGGCGTGCAAGGCGTGCGCTTCGCGGTATGGGCGCCGAACGCGCGGCGGGTCTCCGTGGTAGGCGACTTCAATTCCTGGGACGGTCGCCGCCATCCCATGCGCTTGCGTCACAGCGTGGGCGTGTGGGAATTGTTCATCCCCCGGCTGCAGGCCGGCGAGCGCTACAAGTACGAAATCATCGGCGCCAGCGGCGAGCTGCTGCCGTTGAAGGCGGACCCCTTGGCGCGCCAGACGGAAATGCCCCCCGCCACGGCATCGGTGGTCCCGCCGCCCGGCGACTTCACCTGGACCGACGGCGAATGGATGGCCAACCGCGCGGCACGGCAGGCGCCGGACGCGCCGATCTCGGTCTATGAGGTGCATGCGGGATCCTGGCTGCCGCGCGGCGGCGAGGCCCAAGGCAGCATCTGGGAACAGCTGGGGGACCGCCTGGTGCCCTATGCCAGAGACATGGGCTTCACGCACCTGGAATTGCTGCCCATCATGGAGCACCCCTTCGGCGGATCCTGGGGCTATCAGCCCTTGGGCGTCTTCGCGCCGACCGCCCGCTATGGCACGCCGGCCGACTTCGCGCGCTTCATCGACCGCTGCCATGCGGCGGGGCTGGGGGTCATCCTGGACTGGGTGCCTGCCCACTTCCCCACCGACACCCATGGCCTGGTGCAGTTCGACGGGACGGCGCTGTACGAATACAGCGACCCGCGCGAAGGCTTCCATCCCGACTGGAACACGCTGATCTACAACCTGGGCCGTACCGAGGTACGGAACTTCATGGTGGCCAGCGCCCTGGAATGGGTGCGCCGCTACCACGTGGACGCGCTGCGCGTGGACGCGGTGGCCTCCATGCTGTATCGCGACTACAGCCGTACCGCCGGCCAGTGGATACCCAACCGCTACGGAGGCCGCGAGAACCTGGAGGCAGTCGAATTCCTGCGCGACATGAACGCCACCGTCGCCAAGTTGTGCCCCGGCGCCGTCACGGTGGCCGAGGAATCGACCGCCTGGCCCGGCGTAACGGCGCGTACCGAAGATGGCGGCCTGGGCTTTACCTACAAGTGGAACATGGGCTGGATGCACGACACGCTGCGCTACATGCATCACGAAGCCGTACACCGCAGGTATCACCATAACGACATGACCTTCGGCATGGTGTACGCCTATTCCGAGCGCTTCATCCTGCCCTTGTCGCACGACGAAGTCGTGCATGGGAAGGGATCACTGCTGAACAAGATGCCCGGGGACCGCTGGCAGCGCTTCGCCAACCTGCGCGCCTATTTCGGCTTCATGTGGACGCATCCCGGGCGCAAGCTGTTGTTCATGGGCGGCGAGATCGCCCAGGAGCGGGAATGGAACCACGATGCCAGCATCGACTGGCCCGCGCTGGACGACGGCCTGCACCGGGGGGTGCAACAGCTGGTGCGGGACCTGAATCGCCTGTATCGCGAACTGCCGGCCTTGCACCGGCACGACGGCGATCCCAGCGGTTTCAACTGGGTGGTGGGCGACGACATCGGCAACAGCGTCTTCGCCTACATGCGCAAGGACGGCGACCGGCACGTGCTGGCCGTCAGCAACTTCACGCCGGTGCCGCGCCACGACTATCGCATCGGCGTTCCGCATCCGGGCTGGTGGCGCGAGCGGCTGAACAGCGACGCCGCGGACTACGGCGGATCCGGGGTCGGCAATGGCGGCGGCCGCCATACCGACGATGTGGGCGCGCATGGACAGCCGCAATCGCTGTCCCTGACCCTGCCCCCCTTGGCGACGGTGATATTCGAACACGAAGGATAGACCGCCCATGCCTGGTCCGCTTCCCGACCGGCTCGCGCCTGGCCTGCCCTATCCCCTGGGGGCATCCAGTGACGGGCTGGGTGTGAACTTCGCCGTTTTCTCCGCCAATGCAAGCCGTATCGACCTGTGCATCTTCGATGCCCGCGGGCGCAAGGAAATCCGCCGCATGCCGCTGCCCGAGTGCACCGACGAAGTGTGGCACGGCTATCTGCCGGACGCCGGTCCCGGCCTGGTGTACGGCTACCGCGCCTACGGCCCCTACGATCCCAAGAACGGCCATCGCTTCAACCCGCACAAACTGCTGCTCGACCCCTATGCACGCCAGCTGCTGGGCCCGCTGCGCTGGAGCGATGCGTTGTTCGGCTATCGGGCCGGCCATGCGCGCGGCGACCTGATGCCGGACCGCCGCGACAGCGCGCCGGCCATGCCCAAGGGCGTGGTGACGGACGAAGCCTTCAACTGGAGCGAAAGCCGCCGCCCGCATACCCCTTGGGAAAACACCGTCATCTACGAGGCCCACGTGCGCGGGGTATCGATGCGGCGCGACGATATCTGGCCGCATCTGCGCGGCACGGTCAGCGCGCTGTCCAATCCGCGCTTCATCGACCACCTGCACAAGATAGGGGTGACGGCGGTCGAACTGCTGCCGGTCCATGCCTTCCTGCAGGACAAGTTCCTGGTGGAAAAAGGCCTGAGCAACTATTGGGGCTACAGCACGCTGTCGTACTTCGCGCCCGAACCCGCCTACCTGCCGCAGGGCGACCCCAACGAACTGCGCATGGCCATCCGCCGGCTGCAGGCGGCAGGCATCGAGGTCATCCTGGACGTGGTCTACAACCACACCTGCGAAGGCAACGAAATGGGCCCTACCCTATCGTGGCGCGGACTGGACAACGCCAGCTACTACCGCCTGATCCCGCGCGAGGAACGCTACTACATCAACGATACCGGCTGCGGCAACACGGTGAACCTGTCGCATCCGCGCGTGCTGCAGATGGTGCTGGATTCCCTGCGGCATTGGGCCACGTCGTACCGGGTGGACGGCTTTCGCTTCGACCTGGGCGTCACGCTGGGCCGCGAGGGCACGGGTTTCGATCCGGGATCGGGCTTTTTCGATGCGATCTTGCAGGATCCCGTCCTGGCGCGGCTCAAGCTGATCTCCGAACCCTGGGACATCGGCCCGGACGGCTACCAGCTTGGCCAGCACCCGCCCGGCTTCGCGGAATGGAACGACAAATTCCGCGATACCGTGCGCCGCTTCTGGCGCGGCGATGCCGGGCAGCGGGGCAATCTGGCCGAACGCATGGCCGGTTCCAGCGACCTGTTCGACCGCCGCCACCGGCGGCCGTGGGCGTCGATCAACTTCGTCGCGGCGCATGACGGCTTCACGGTGCGCGACGTGGTCAGCTACAACGAAAAGCACAACGAGGCCAACCTGGAAGACGGACGGGACGGCCACAACGAGAACTGCAGCCGCAACTGGGGGATGGAAGGGCCCACCGATGACCCGCAGATCCTGCATGTGCGGCGGCGCATCCAGCGCGCGCTCCTGGCCACCACCTTGCTGTCGTACGGCACGCCCATGCTGTTGGCCGGCGACGAATTCGGCAACAGCCAGGACGGCAACAACAACGCCTATT
Proteins encoded in this region:
- the glgB gene encoding 1,4-alpha-glucan branching protein GlgB, with the translated sequence MTPASTFATPPDALHGDIDDLLTGRHVDPFRILGAHRDGDRTVVRVFAPNARRVSLVRPGTDGATELQHLRNGFYMVQAGDLPVGQPGAYRLRVDWGGLEQETEDPYAFGPLLGDLDLYLIGEGRHESLADCLGSHVTTAQGVQGVRFAVWAPNARRVSVVGDFNSWDGRRHPMRLRHSVGVWELFIPRLQAGERYKYEIIGASGELLPLKADPLARQTEMPPATASVVPPPGDFTWTDGEWMANRAARQAPDAPISVYEVHAGSWLPRGGEAQGSIWEQLGDRLVPYARDMGFTHLELLPIMEHPFGGSWGYQPLGVFAPTARYGTPADFARFIDRCHAAGLGVILDWVPAHFPTDTHGLVQFDGTALYEYSDPREGFHPDWNTLIYNLGRTEVRNFMVASALEWVRRYHVDALRVDAVASMLYRDYSRTAGQWIPNRYGGRENLEAVEFLRDMNATVAKLCPGAVTVAEESTAWPGVTARTEDGGLGFTYKWNMGWMHDTLRYMHHEAVHRRYHHNDMTFGMVYAYSERFILPLSHDEVVHGKGSLLNKMPGDRWQRFANLRAYFGFMWTHPGRKLLFMGGEIAQEREWNHDASIDWPALDDGLHRGVQQLVRDLNRLYRELPALHRHDGDPSGFNWVVGDDIGNSVFAYMRKDGDRHVLAVSNFTPVPRHDYRIGVPHPGWWRERLNSDAADYGGSGVGNGGGRHTDDVGAHGQPQSLSLTLPPLATVIFEHEG
- the glgX gene encoding glycogen debranching protein GlgX gives rise to the protein MPGPLPDRLAPGLPYPLGASSDGLGVNFAVFSANASRIDLCIFDARGRKEIRRMPLPECTDEVWHGYLPDAGPGLVYGYRAYGPYDPKNGHRFNPHKLLLDPYARQLLGPLRWSDALFGYRAGHARGDLMPDRRDSAPAMPKGVVTDEAFNWSESRRPHTPWENTVIYEAHVRGVSMRRDDIWPHLRGTVSALSNPRFIDHLHKIGVTAVELLPVHAFLQDKFLVEKGLSNYWGYSTLSYFAPEPAYLPQGDPNELRMAIRRLQAAGIEVILDVVYNHTCEGNEMGPTLSWRGLDNASYYRLIPREERYYINDTGCGNTVNLSHPRVLQMVLDSLRHWATSYRVDGFRFDLGVTLGREGTGFDPGSGFFDAILQDPVLARLKLISEPWDIGPDGYQLGQHPPGFAEWNDKFRDTVRRFWRGDAGQRGNLAERMAGSSDLFDRRHRRPWASINFVAAHDGFTVRDVVSYNEKHNEANLEDGRDGHNENCSRNWGMEGPTDDPQILHVRRRIQRALLATTLLSYGTPMLLAGDEFGNSQDGNNNAYCQDNAVSWLDWEQAAGQDGRDLTAFVARIAACRREHASLRSTRYMNAHQETAPGVAGVTWFDVNGRPMTQQAWHDPEGRALGLRRVVGTRDGLDVTLTLMNGSNSDASFALPHDMTWRMLADSTRPEVPEHNVHGHHVTVHAHGIALLSGYPRSREQA